A window from Phaeocystidibacter marisrubri encodes these proteins:
- a CDS encoding T9SS type A sorting domain-containing protein — protein MKKFTPTLLGLMVGAAAFGQEQANTLPAQLEEANLETMVRGNVSADYRGSEAILWSEDFANGIPATWTNAGYDGNLNPLAAAVWEYRGTSTTPTNAEGSRGAYSGVSTGQNAPIASTTTGNGFIIFDSDYLDNGGNSSNMGGGSAPAPHVGTLTTSTIDLSGEPYVMLEMESYARVFFANFQVAFSIDGGTTWGDTATIYTDASLGVNNSSPNADLVQVNVSSIIGNQSNVKMRFIFDGRPGNANGNSYYFWMLDDIRLKDLPRHSLRFVDNPTDGAPAHDIIYGTVAGGSKHGVMPFKQNRAISFDSNILNFGWDTQSNVALEVRILDGGNNVVQTLNSSTVSLASGAVADYSVMNTAAWTPSGEDNYKIVYIAKSDSVTSLVADTFDIYVTDSMMSLDFNSFDNRFGTANIGDDGSAVAVRMDLVQDERLFATDIYLSTATVPGGVIEVTVYDSTGFDFTNGFPTQPLAYYQHTITQTDVDNGFFRADLTGNDGFPVYLSTSNTGAYYIVATFFSNAGANAIAIANDQTFPQPAMSAIMYYTLSSPRWYTGFSNSLSLNAPLIRAITCPASAAATCMTIGVEEVSIESQVTVGPNPADDKVFVNFGDDFSGDFNYEVVDLQGRVIMSANETAVAGSSLEVSLANLTPGVYMMNISQGEAMSTYKLIIK, from the coding sequence ATGAAGAAATTTACTCCGACTCTCTTGGGTCTGATGGTTGGCGCAGCTGCCTTCGGTCAGGAACAAGCGAACACGCTTCCTGCGCAATTGGAAGAAGCAAACTTGGAGACTATGGTACGCGGTAACGTGTCTGCTGATTACAGAGGCTCGGAAGCTATCCTTTGGTCAGAAGATTTTGCGAATGGTATCCCAGCAACATGGACAAACGCAGGTTATGACGGGAACTTGAACCCGCTTGCAGCTGCAGTTTGGGAATACCGTGGTACATCTACCACTCCAACCAACGCAGAAGGTTCACGCGGAGCTTATTCTGGAGTTTCTACCGGACAAAATGCTCCGATTGCATCGACTACAACGGGTAACGGTTTCATTATTTTTGACTCTGATTACCTTGATAACGGCGGTAACAGCTCAAACATGGGTGGTGGTTCAGCACCAGCTCCACATGTAGGTACATTGACAACTTCTACGATCGACCTTTCTGGTGAGCCGTATGTGATGTTGGAAATGGAGAGCTACGCACGTGTATTCTTCGCAAACTTCCAAGTAGCCTTCTCTATTGACGGTGGTACAACTTGGGGTGATACGGCTACTATTTATACAGACGCTTCTTTGGGTGTGAATAACTCATCACCTAACGCTGACTTGGTACAAGTAAACGTATCTAGCATCATTGGTAACCAAAGCAACGTTAAGATGCGTTTCATCTTTGACGGTCGCCCAGGTAACGCCAATGGTAACAGCTACTACTTCTGGATGTTGGATGATATCCGATTGAAAGACCTTCCACGTCACTCATTGCGTTTCGTAGATAACCCAACTGATGGTGCTCCTGCACACGACATCATCTACGGTACAGTGGCTGGTGGTAGCAAGCATGGTGTTATGCCATTCAAGCAAAACCGCGCTATCTCTTTCGACTCAAACATCCTTAACTTTGGTTGGGATACGCAGTCTAACGTAGCATTGGAAGTTCGCATCTTGGACGGCGGTAACAACGTAGTTCAAACTTTGAACTCATCAACTGTAAGCTTGGCTTCAGGTGCTGTTGCTGACTACTCTGTGATGAACACTGCGGCTTGGACTCCTTCTGGTGAAGACAACTACAAGATTGTTTACATCGCGAAGTCTGACTCTGTTACTTCACTTGTTGCAGATACTTTTGATATCTACGTTACCGATTCAATGATGTCACTTGACTTCAATTCATTCGACAACCGTTTCGGTACAGCGAACATCGGTGATGACGGTTCTGCGGTTGCAGTTCGTATGGACCTTGTTCAAGACGAGCGTCTATTTGCTACCGACATCTACTTGTCAACAGCTACAGTTCCAGGTGGTGTGATTGAAGTTACTGTTTACGATTCAACTGGTTTTGATTTCACAAACGGTTTCCCAACTCAGCCATTGGCATACTACCAGCACACTATTACTCAGACGGATGTTGACAACGGATTCTTCCGCGCTGACCTTACAGGTAATGACGGTTTCCCTGTGTACTTGAGTACTTCAAATACTGGTGCTTATTACATCGTGGCTACGTTCTTCTCAAATGCTGGTGCTAACGCAATTGCAATTGCGAACGATCAAACGTTCCCACAACCTGCAATGTCTGCAATCATGTACTACACATTGAGCAGCCCACGTTGGTACACAGGTTTCTCTAACAGCCTTTCTTTGAACGCTCCTCTAATCCGCGCAATTACTTGTCCAGCTTCTGCAGCTGCTACTTGTATGACAATCGGTGTAGAAGAAGTTTCTATCGAAAGCCAAGTAACTGTTGGTCCAAACCCAGCTGACGACAAAGTATTCGTAAACTTCGGTGACGACTTCTCTGGAGACTTCAACTACGAAGTGGTTGATCTTCAAGGTCGCGTTATCATGAGTGCTAACGAAACTGCAGTTGCAGGTTCTAGCCTCGAAGTTTCACTTGCTAACTTGACTCCAGGTGTTTACATGATGAACATCTCTCAAGGTGAAGCAATGAGCACATACAAACTCATCATCAAGTAA